One stretch of Amblyraja radiata isolate CabotCenter1 chromosome 9, sAmbRad1.1.pri, whole genome shotgun sequence DNA includes these proteins:
- the fam181a gene encoding protein FAM181A — protein sequence MASADSEVKTLLNFVNLASSDIKAALDKSAPCRRSVDHRKYLQKQLKRFSQKYSRIPRCHPSRLLDPSSKGGTEDKTRAYILQHAPPADHDCGETLSGTITAAGKQLGRQNQVPMRKRQLPASFWEEPRPAKTLQPLNLFHVEQVEAAADGPAGPGSESKRMQECSNPPKLSSALPAIPQDCEREPVKFHLASLSRTMNVCSCCPFQYHGHRVYQGQLCLPPSGYPDIGIWRKGGTPSTDLQAYSKDSPSGQKIHKPVVLKPIPTKPTVPPPLYNVYGFL from the coding sequence ATGGCATCAGCGGACAGCGAGGTTAAAACTTTGTTGAACTTCGTCAATTTGGCTTCGAGTGacatcaaggcggccttggacaaATCGGCTCCTTGCCGCCGCTCGGTCGACCACAGGAAATACCTGCAGAAACAGCTGAAGCGTTTTTCGCAGAAATACTCGCGGATTCCGCGCTGTCATCCAAGTCGACTGCTGGATCCCAGTTCGAAGGGAGGGACGGAGGACAAGACACGAGCGTACATCCTACAGCATGCACCTCCCGCTGACCACGACTGTGGCGAAACGTTGTCGGGGACTATTACGGCGGCTGGGAAACAACTCGGCAGGCAAAACCAGGTGCCCATGAGGAAGCGGCAGCTCCCTGCGTCGTTCTGGGAGGAGCCGAGGCCGGCCAAAACCCTGCAGCCCTTGAACCTGTTTCATGTGGAGCAGGTGGAGGCCGCGGCCGACGGTCCTGCCGGCCCGGGATCCGAAAGCAAGCGAATGCAAGAATGCTCTAACCCTCCCAAACTCTCCTCGGCGCTGCCAGCCATCCCACAGGACTGCGAGAGAGAGCCGGTGAAATTCCACTTGGCCTCGCTGTCACGCACAATGAACGTGTGCAGTTGCTGTCCATTTCAGTACCATGGCCACCGGGTTTATCAAGGGCAGCTGTGCTTGCCTCCGTCTGGATATCCCGACATTGGTATATGGAGGAAGGGGGGCACTCCATCCACCGACCTACAGGCGTACTCCAAAGACTCTCCAAGCGGACAGAAAATTCACAAACCTGTCGTTTTGAAACCCATTCCCACGAAGCCCACTGTCCCACCCCCCTTGTACAACGTGTACGGATTTCTTTGA